Proteins from a genomic interval of Methanoplanus endosymbiosus:
- a CDS encoding MFS transporter, translating to MKERISILLGMVAVMALSNAVVPVLPFFADESPGIQGAIFSAYFFGAFLTVFPAGTLSDRIGKIPLIRAGLIMTIISGLLIYFVPVALPVVIFRFIEGIGAGMFVVCAMSWVNEQEDHKKLAGYIIAALNLGLLSGLVFAGALDPYFGATGGVAVFTVLTVIPLLIHLYAREDVTESTAPPADIMAILADYKWLYLSALILVGATGVVTALYPEFTDEAPLMLSFQIGIMNFSTIVSSVIAPKLDLKPVPVIRAGSVMMGFLVIAGYFVPEVSLIAIFSVFSMIGLIAGFIMVGQMEFLAETGYRQGTVIGLLTVSSYAGMTFLPFFAGIIAEYSYLVSFVIVGLLAFMMSLLIGRCRCTLTVK from the coding sequence ATGAAGGAGAGAATATCAATACTTCTGGGAATGGTTGCCGTAATGGCACTTTCAAACGCTGTTGTTCCTGTTCTGCCGTTTTTTGCAGATGAATCCCCCGGGATTCAGGGCGCAATATTTTCTGCCTATTTCTTCGGGGCATTTCTGACAGTTTTTCCTGCCGGAACTTTATCTGACCGTATTGGCAAAATTCCGCTGATAAGGGCCGGTCTGATTATGACGATAATTTCAGGTCTCCTTATTTATTTTGTCCCTGTGGCTCTTCCTGTGGTTATATTCCGGTTTATTGAGGGTATTGGTGCAGGGATGTTTGTCGTATGTGCCATGTCATGGGTCAATGAACAGGAGGATCACAAGAAGCTTGCCGGATATATCATTGCGGCTCTTAATCTTGGTCTTCTGAGTGGCCTCGTCTTTGCCGGTGCGCTTGATCCATACTTTGGTGCAACAGGCGGTGTGGCGGTTTTTACGGTTTTAACTGTTATTCCACTGCTTATTCATCTGTATGCAAGGGAGGATGTCACTGAGAGCACTGCCCCGCCTGCGGATATCATGGCCATTCTTGCGGATTACAAATGGCTGTATCTGTCGGCTCTCATTCTTGTTGGTGCAACGGGTGTTGTTACAGCCCTTTATCCGGAGTTTACCGATGAAGCACCCCTTATGCTCAGCTTTCAGATCGGGATTATGAACTTCTCAACTATTGTTTCATCGGTGATTGCACCAAAGCTTGATCTAAAGCCTGTGCCTGTGATCAGAGCCGGCTCGGTTATGATGGGTTTTCTGGTTATAGCCGGATATTTCGTACCGGAAGTCTCTCTTATTGCGATATTTTCTGTATTTTCAATGATTGGTCTGATTGCAGGGTTTATTATGGTTGGACAGATGGAGTTTCTTGCAGAGACCGGATACAGGCAGGGGACGGTTATTGGTCTGCTTACGGTCTCATCATATGCAGGAATGACTTTTCTGCCGTTCTTCGCCGGAATTATAGCTGAGTACAGTTATCTTGTATCGTTTGTGATTGTAGGACTTCTGGCTTTTATGATGTCACTGTTAATCGGGCGGTGCAGGTGCACACTGACGGTAAAATAG
- a CDS encoding beta-CASP ribonuclease aCPSF1, with protein MLIEDRLKDLKAKIDAKVPAGIKVSEVEFEGPELVIYTDDPKKFADEADLIKILARELRKRIVVRPNILEDPEIAADKVNKVVPDGAGITDLFFDPDTGEVLIEAEKPGVVIGKNGATLRDITKEIGWTPKVVRTPPIESITVKQTRQYLRAVKDERKEFLRTIGRRIHRDITSKDKWLRVTTLGCCREVGRAAFLLSTPESKILIDCGEKPGNSDGYPYLYVPEIYPLNSLDAVVITHAHLDHCALVPLLYKYGYEGPVYSTPATRDLAVMLQLDYLDVVSNETNKAPYTSKEVQQYLKHSITLNYGSVTDIAPDVKLTYHNAGHILGSAIAHFHVGDGLYNIAFTGDFNYAKSRLFGPATSQFPRLEAVFMESTYGGSNDMQPSRKDAEEKLYEAVNDTVNRGGKVIIPAFAVGRSQEVMLALEEGMRLEKIPKVKVYLDGMIKEATAIHTTYPEYLNPDLRKLIFQDGMNPFLADCFEQVDSSSKRGDIIGSSDPCVIITTSGMLNGGPVMEYLHGLAQYDKNMLIFVGYQADGTVGRRIQKGWKEIPMGRRESINIALEIRTVDGFSGHSDRKQLMAYVNHLNPRPEKIFTIHGDEKSAIDLASSIYKRYKIETHAPRNLETYRMV; from the coding sequence ATGTTAATAGAGGACAGATTAAAGGATCTAAAGGCTAAAATAGATGCAAAGGTTCCTGCCGGAATTAAGGTTTCGGAGGTAGAGTTTGAGGGGCCTGAACTTGTTATCTACACTGATGATCCAAAAAAGTTCGCTGATGAAGCGGATCTCATAAAAATACTGGCGCGTGAACTCAGAAAGAGGATCGTTGTCAGGCCGAATATTCTGGAAGATCCTGAAATTGCGGCGGATAAAGTAAATAAAGTTGTGCCTGATGGTGCCGGAATAACTGACCTCTTTTTTGATCCGGATACCGGAGAGGTTTTAATAGAGGCTGAAAAGCCGGGGGTAGTGATTGGTAAGAACGGCGCTACCTTAAGGGATATTACAAAGGAGATTGGCTGGACACCTAAAGTAGTCAGGACTCCGCCGATTGAAAGTATAACAGTAAAACAGACGAGACAGTACTTACGTGCTGTAAAGGATGAGAGAAAGGAGTTTTTAAGGACAATTGGCCGCAGAATCCACAGGGATATCACAAGCAAGGACAAATGGCTCCGTGTGACCACGCTTGGGTGCTGCCGTGAGGTAGGAAGAGCGGCATTTCTGCTGTCAACTCCGGAGAGCAAGATTTTAATCGACTGCGGTGAAAAACCGGGTAACAGTGACGGTTATCCTTATCTCTATGTCCCGGAGATTTACCCGCTCAATTCACTTGATGCGGTTGTAATTACACATGCCCATCTTGACCACTGTGCACTTGTCCCCCTTCTGTATAAATATGGATATGAAGGGCCTGTGTACAGCACTCCTGCGACAAGGGATCTGGCGGTTATGCTTCAGCTAGATTACCTTGATGTGGTATCCAATGAGACGAACAAGGCTCCCTACACCTCAAAAGAGGTTCAGCAGTACCTGAAGCATTCGATTACGCTCAATTACGGCAGTGTGACTGATATCGCACCTGATGTAAAGCTGACCTATCATAATGCAGGGCACATTCTCGGATCTGCTATTGCGCATTTCCATGTCGGTGACGGGCTGTACAATATTGCCTTTACCGGTGACTTCAACTATGCAAAAAGCAGGCTTTTCGGGCCGGCAACCTCGCAGTTCCCACGTCTTGAAGCTGTTTTCATGGAGAGCACATATGGCGGTTCAAATGATATGCAGCCGTCAAGAAAGGATGCTGAGGAGAAGCTCTATGAGGCCGTCAATGATACTGTCAACCGCGGCGGAAAGGTTATCATTCCGGCTTTTGCAGTGGGCAGATCTCAGGAGGTCATGCTCGCCCTTGAGGAGGGTATGAGGCTTGAGAAGATTCCGAAGGTGAAGGTCTATCTTGACGGAATGATCAAGGAGGCTACCGCTATTCATACGACATATCCGGAATATCTTAATCCTGACCTGAGAAAGCTGATCTTCCAGGACGGTATGAATCCATTCCTGGCAGACTGCTTTGAACAGGTGGATTCGTCCTCAAAACGTGGAGATATAATCGGAAGCAGTGACCCCTGTGTTATCATAACGACAAGTGGTATGCTAAACGGCGGCCCTGTTATGGAGTATCTCCACGGTCTTGCGCAGTATGATAAGAATATGCTCATCTTTGTCGGATATCAGGCAGACGGTACGGTTGGCCGCAGAATCCAGAAGGGCTGGAAGGAGATACCTATGGGCAGGCGTGAATCGATAAATATAGCTCTGGAGATAAGGACGGTTGACGGTTTCTCCGGTCATTCGGACAGAAAGCAGCTGATGGCTTATGTGAACCACTTAAACCCGCGGCCTGAGAAAATATTTACTATTCACGGTGATGAGAAGAGTGCAATTGATCTTGCAAGCTCTATTTACAAGCGGTATAAGATCGAGACCCACGCACCGAGAAATCTTGAGACCTACAGGATGGTCTGA
- a CDS encoding Fic family protein, with protein MEDHILRMLYDGPMSKSLISKRLGKKTVTGQINRVIRQMLADKYIEYTVPEKPKSRIQQYRLTKEGKEKLDRQTPEK; from the coding sequence ATGGAAGATCATATACTCAGAATGCTTTATGATGGTCCAATGTCAAAATCACTGATATCAAAAAGACTGGGAAAGAAAACTGTAACAGGCCAGATCAACAGAGTTATCCGCCAGATGCTGGCCGATAAATATATCGAATATACAGTGCCGGAAAAACCCAAAAGCAGAATTCAGCAGTACAGGCTCACAAAAGAGGGAAAAGAGAAACTGGACAGACAAACTCCGGAAAAATAG
- a CDS encoding PKD domain-containing protein: MKINRILSVCLLAALMLLFLVVPASADADPNFDWDIYRVDTSEWLSYPDYAKYSGIVYEVRFYDMSSGAIKGYNWEFGEDDWWGSTEENPIKVFTEDEAEDEAYSIEVKLTVTDSSGIPYFITKQVYLEEGGFNLKKIYELTPEPTAAPTPLPTAAPTPVPTQIPTPTPEPTPAASHVIELPGISGELNKLQTLSTDYIGLIKEIFRKIGIVKD, translated from the coding sequence ATGAAAATAAACAGAATATTATCAGTCTGCCTTCTGGCAGCACTGATGCTTTTATTCCTTGTGGTTCCCGCAAGTGCAGATGCTGATCCAAATTTTGACTGGGACATATACAGAGTTGATACCTCAGAGTGGCTGAGCTATCCTGATTATGCAAAGTACAGCGGGATTGTCTATGAGGTCCGTTTCTATGATATGAGTTCAGGAGCGATTAAGGGCTACAACTGGGAATTTGGCGAGGATGACTGGTGGGGATCAACTGAGGAAAATCCCATAAAAGTATTCACAGAAGACGAGGCAGAAGACGAGGCTTATTCAATAGAGGTCAAACTCACTGTAACAGACAGTTCTGGCATTCCTTATTTTATCACCAAGCAGGTTTATCTGGAAGAGGGCGGATTTAACTTAAAGAAGATATATGAACTGACTCCGGAACCAACAGCAGCGCCAACACCATTACCCACTGCCGCACCAACGCCGGTGCCAACACAAATTCCAACACCGACACCTGAACCTACACCAGCAGCGTCCCACGTGATTGAGCTTCCCGGAATTTCAGGTGAACTGAATAAGCTTCAGACATTATCTACAGATTATATAGGGCTCATAAAAGAGATCTTCAGAAAAATAGGGATTGTGAAGGATTAA
- a CDS encoding ATP-binding protein, which yields MNPGHRLFKELPQTDSHKNIQIYIFQDRVEIVTPGGLPAGMREEDLGVKSVPRNPLLFGIFQRMNLVEQIGSGIRRIRWMCRDYGVAEPDIEVSGSWVTVTFRRPVLSGEQKSESGQSQGRVRAESGQSQNRAATGINGRSYTQNAL from the coding sequence ATTAATCCCGGACACCGTCTGTTTAAGGAACTTCCACAGACAGACTCACATAAAAATATCCAGATATATATTTTCCAGGACAGAGTTGAGATCGTCACACCCGGAGGTCTTCCCGCCGGAATGCGTGAGGAAGATCTTGGTGTCAAAAGTGTACCCCGAAATCCGCTTCTGTTTGGAATATTCCAGCGGATGAACCTTGTAGAGCAGATAGGGAGCGGAATCCGAAGAATACGCTGGATGTGCAGAGATTATGGAGTTGCAGAACCTGATATTGAAGTATCCGGGTCGTGGGTTACAGTTACATTCAGACGTCCGGTTCTCTCAGGTGAACAAAAATCTGAGTCGGGGCAGAGTCAGGGCAGAGTCAGGGCAGAGTCGGGGCAGAGTCAAAACAGAGCCGCAACCGGAATTAATGGAAGATCATATACTCAGAATGCTTTATGA